The following coding sequences lie in one Plasmodium sp. gorilla clade G2 genome assembly, chromosome: 11 genomic window:
- a CDS encoding 26S proteasome regulatory subunit RPN7, putative has product MEDNKEENCELNKNSYPNFHLADLFYLLQLSNISINERNELLQSLFDEIKKNHMYPYYNYICHELNLNFDEEFYKSLKEKADEELNEIENKLSESAENFDSLDNKNDVLLKANFFCKISDKDNAIKEYEETYKKGIGMGMKLDILLTMIRICIFYNDVKNLKKYLEQARTQMEKGGDWERKNKLKIYEALNYIMTRNFAEASKILIDAASTFTATEIISYEKIIFYVVILGIMTEERTVLDKKILNSSVILQITSSDEDLHTYLHSFYHCDYRTFMEKTIKIAMRVKRDRYLGRHYRYFIRNTRVRAYKQFLEPFKNVTLKNMAFAFGVSEEFIESEISSFIANGKLNCKIDKVNGSIESNQPNERNTMYQNTIKKGDILLNRIQKLSRVIDM; this is encoded by the exons atggaagataataaagaagaaaattgtGAACTGAATAAAAACAGTTATCCAAATTTTCACCTAGcagatttattttatcttttacaattatctaatatatcaataaatgAAAGGAATGAATTATTACAATCTCTTtttgatgaaataaaaaaaaatcatatgtatccttattataattatatatgtcatgaattaaatttaaattttgatgaagaattttataaaagtttaaaagaaaaagctgatgaagaattaaacgaaatagaaaataaactGTCCGAGTCAGCTGAAAATTTTGATTCCTTAGATAACAAAAATGATGTTTTACTCAAGGCAAACTTTTTCTGTAAAATAAGTGATAag gaTAATGCCATTAAGGAATATGAAGAAacttataaaaaaggaatcGGTATGGGCATGAAGCTAGACATCCTCCTTACTATGATAagaatttgtatattttataacgatgttaaaaatttaaagaaatacTTAGAACAAGCCAGAACACAAATGGAGAAGGGAGGAGACTgggaaagaaaaaataaacttaaaatatatgaagcattaaattatattatgacAAGAAATTTTGCAGAAGCATCAAAAATATTGATAGACGCAGCTTCAACATTTACAGCTACAGAAATTAtttcatatgaaaaaattatattctaCGTCGTTATTCTTGGAATA ATGACAGAAGAAAGAACCGTTTTGGACAAGAAGATTCTAAACAGTTCTGTAATTTTACAAATCACAAGCAGTGATGAAGATTTACACACCTATTTACATTCCTTTTATCATTGTGATTATCGAACTTTTATGGAGAAAACCATAAAGATTGCCATGAGAGTAAAAAGAGATAGATATTTAGGTAGGCATTACAGATATTTTATTAGAAATACTAGAGTAAGAGCTTACAAACAATTCTTAGAACCATTTAAAAATGTGACTCTTAAAAATATGGCTTTTGCTTTTGGAGTTAGTGAAGAATTTATTGAAAGTGaaatatcatcatttattgCAAATGGAAAATTAAACTGTAAAATTGATAAAGTCAATGGATCGATTGAGAGCAATCAACCAAATGAGAGAAACACAATGTATCAAAATACTATTAAAAAG gGGGATATCCTACTTAACAGAATTCAAAAATTATCAAGAGTAATTGACATGTGA
- a CDS encoding A/G-specific adenine glycosylase, putative, whose product MMKNESTEIDKFSENIKDDEDVTFPNEQSDYHYKFLERYSIELRKDLLNWYYKYRRKLPWRGDEPPFTTSVQLNEKRKQVDIRCFFGKHTKDELKIKNMNSDNVKDHEKTKGTRITKIKKEHNELSLERCKRLKKEDKDEKKKYNPLSDTLKCDNIKSLQDEIKNNNIINMDNKKICNSSFLVCEEEKKHNFTNNLIYNKEHLKIKGYQIYISEIMLQQTKVHKVLNFYLKWMNKWNNIFDLANCNLDDVLILWKGLGYYNRAKNLLECCKIVVNKYNGIFPNDLKLLKTLPGIGDYTSKAICIHLYNRKDICIDTNIIRIFSRITDTINYYNSGTLLKHCEKVSQILCTGESNYSDLSQALMDLGSSVCNNSPDCSECPINKYCMIYLKSNKKKQHNLFDMKHPEHCNVCVNDRNVEIKYVPLAKRKKKTDKVCLVLLIKQDRQQKNNNMNKNNNMNKNNNMNKNNNMNKNNNMNKNNNMNKNNNMNKNNNMCKNSCTKKLEKKKKTASRQIKDSYLEDTYMMIKNTDSNLFSMHYLFPFILLDTYDKKDCAKHFNDLLRSLNVTNTEKNRYLYINNFKHKFSHLTYHTHIYLCTVSDWENMPKNNEERKWVILKDIRNFTHNTFCQNIIDSYKKSLNEKINGLSEYCI is encoded by the exons atgatgaaaaatgAATCTACTGAGATAGATAAATTCagtgaaaatattaaagacGACGAAGACGTAACCTTTCCAAATGAACAATCagattatcattataaatttttagaaAGGTATAGTATTGAGCTTAGAAAGGATTTATTAAATTGGTATTACaaatatagaagaaaattGCCATGGAGAGGTGATGAACCCCCTTTTACAACAAGTGTTCAGTTGAATGAGAAAAGAAAACAAGTGGATATTAGATGTTTTTTTGGTAAGCATACAAAGGATGAgctcaaaataaaaaacatgaATTCAGATAATGTTAAAGATCATGAGAAAACAAAAGGTACAAgaattacaaaaataaaaaaagaacacaATGAGTTATCATTAGAAAGGTGTAAAAGATTAAAAAAGGAAGATAAggatgagaaaaaaaaatataatccaTTAAGTGATACATTAAAatgtgataatattaaatcattacaggatgaaataaaaaataataatattattaatatggataataaaaaaatttgtaatAGCTCTTTTCTCGTTTGTGAAGAGGAAAAGAAACATAATTTTACAAataatcttatatataataaagaacatttaaaaataaaaggatatcaaatatatattagtgAAATTATGCTTCAACAAACTAAGGTACATAaagttttaaatttttatttaaaatggaTGAATAAAtggaataatatttttgatttaGCAAACTGTAATTTAGATGATGTACTTATTTTGTGGAAAGGATTGGGATATTATAACAGAGCTAAAAACCTATTGGAATGTTGTAAAATTGttgttaataaatataatggtATATTTCCAAATGATTTAAAATTGTTAAAAACATTACCTGGTATAGGTGATTATACTTCAAAAGCTATttgtatacatttatataataggAAGGATATTTGTATtgatacaaatattattagaaTATTTTCTCGTATTACTGATactataaattattataattcagGCACATTATTAAAACATTGCGAAAAAGTTAGCCAAATATTATGTACAGGTGAATCCAATTATTCTGACCTTAGTCAGGCACTTATGGATTTAGGCTCAAGTGTGTGCAACAATTCACCTGACTGTTCAGAATGtccaataaataaatattgtatgatttatttaaaatccaataaaaagaaacaacataatttatttgatatGAAACATCCAGAACATTGTAACGTATGTGTTAATGATCGAAATGTTGAGATTAAATATGTTCCTTTAgctaaaaggaaaaaaaaaaccgaTAAAGTATGTCTTGTTTTGTTAATAAAACAAGATCgccaacaaaaaaataacaatatgaataaaaataataatatgaataaaaataataatatgaataaaaataataatatgaataaaaataataatatgaataaaaataataatatgaataaaaataataatatgaataaaaataataatatgtgtaaAAATAGCTGTACAAAAAAgctagaaaaaaaaaaaaaaacagctAGCCGACAAATTAAGGATTCCTACTTAGAAGATACATATATGATGATTAAAAACACTGACTCGAATTTATTTTCCATgcattatttatttccatTTATATTACTTGATACGTATGATAAGAAGGATTGTGCGAAG CATTTTAATGATCTTTTAAGAAGCCTGAATGTGACAAATACGGAAAAAAACCGTTACctatat ataaaTAATTTCAAACACAAATTTTCTCATCTTACTTATCATacgcatatatatttatgtactGTCTCCGACTGG gaAAATATGCCTAAGAATAATGAAGAAAGGAAATGGGTTATACTGAAAGATATCAgg AATTTTACTCATAATACGTTTTGTCAAAATATAATTGATAGTTACAAAAAAAGTttgaatgaaaaaataaatggatTGTCCgaatattgtatataa
- a CDS encoding parasitophorous vacuolar protein 1: MIKKVLCIFLILFYLSSSIYGDVVAPKSSEAVHTLTAKLDTENVGHQKYVDIINEVFSENMDNFIFSITTSNGFTCSINKFDVIFDNKVSGMQKVFSDENVQFIKEASLEFKNNLLEYMKKVMPSEHEFSNFRRDFQKVCVKYFSELRRKFFQIYRDTNNKNQNENNFNDDHHMNIEEMSEQFFSDFNPFGSMKIKKEQNPDLSQKDSIILNENNNIVPMENQSFSYSQQTSHILSFDGQNENIEQQEQHFGDNIQQDKDQLNDLPFNKDKVYSTFLKNVTLLIEGNCTEAQKEEEQKKEEQKKEEQKVEENMDAQKKQKANAFTIQFSSSLSRKHISTTCNASAGNVFLRKGNKPFEHFNNPNLENMMKGVLGFMQNPFENDQNDLPFFKNFNSISGIGNIDIPRNFMNDFFNNTNAQNTPISN; this comes from the coding sequence ATGATTAAGAAAGTTTTATgtatctttttaattttgttttatttgtcATCTTCGATATATGGAGATGTAGTTGCCCCAAAAAGTTCTGAAGCTGTTCATACGTTGACAGCAAAATTAGATACAGAAAATGTAGGTCATCAGAAATATgtagatataataaatgaagtTTTTTCCGAGAATATggataattttatattttcaataacAACAAGTAATGGATTTACATgttcaataaataaatttgatgttatatttgataataaGGTATCAGGTATGCAAAAGGTATTTTCTGATGAAAATGTACAATTTATTAAAGAAGCTTCTcttgaatttaaaaataatttattagaatatatgaaaaaggtTATGCCATCTGAACATGAATTTTCTAATTTTAGAAGAGATTTTCAAAAGGTAtgtgtaaaatatttttctgaATTAAGAAGAAAATTTTTCCAAATATATAgagatacaaataataaaaatcaaaatgaaaataattttaatgatgATCATCATATGAATATTGAAGAAATGAGTGAACAATTTTTTTCTGATTTTAATCCATTTGGatcaatgaaaataaaaaaagaacaaaatccAGATTTGTCACAAAAGGAtagtataatattaaatgaaaataataatattgttcCTATGGAAAATCAATCTTTTTCTTATTCTCAACAAACTTCACACATTTTAAGTTTTGATGGacaaaatgaaaacataGAACAACAAGAACAACATTTTGGAGATAATATACAACAAGATAAAGATCAATTAAATGACTTACCatttaataaagataaagtTTATTCAACCttcttaaaaaatgtaaCTCTTCTAATTGAAGGAAATTGTACAGAAGCtcaaaaagaagaagaacaaaaaaaagaagaacaaaaaaaagaagaacaaaaagttgaagaaaatatggatgcacaaaaaaaacaaaaggcTAATGCCTTCACAATTCAGTTCTCAAGTAGTCTAAGTAGAAAACATATATCTACAACATGTAATGCTTCAGCTGGTAAtgtttttttaagaaaaggAAACAAACCATTTGAACACTTCAACAATCCtaatttagaaaatatgATGAAAGGAGTTTTGGGTTTTATGCAAAATCCTTTTGAAAATGATCAAAACGATTtaccattttttaaaaattttaattccATATCTGGAATTGGTAATATTGATATACCCAGAAATTTTATGAATGATTTTTTCAACAATACAAATGCTCAAAACACACCAATATCGAATTGA
- a CDS encoding RNA methyltransferase, putative, which translates to MSNTEELNDKKNEEIEYKEKTLNLFDNDNFVLNNSDEDEYTSNSYDDNEDEEGDEDEVDNDEEDIEDAPSSDNMSYDDLASQNDEDKYNDEDKYNDEGTYNDDETYNEENKYNDEEGSDEGHMKKIDGKLLGLTKRMKKIYINKKENIYHNQIGIYKNEKLMKNEDIEDRMKYLIILLNDTKKNNIKIERSIIINELLFYYTYYYEYSKEMIKYLYYIFDIKELYLFLEINNMPKEIHLRTNTLKITRNNLIKILKNQNVSVQEGESWNNVGIIIKDVNTNVGSLNEYLYGYYIIQSSSSLIPVLELDIQENDMVLDMCAAPGGKCTYMCTLKKNKGVVYANDINKLRCKAIEAQASRMGINNLIVTCIDALKIQKHLSFQFDKILLDAPCSGTGVVNKNKAARRKTIKEIRDLAQKQKILLNNAINLLKNGGILVYSTCSISVEENEQVINHILKKRDVNLLPTNIHIGDPGITQYRKKQFSSKISLCKRIYLHKHNHDNFFIAKLIKRSDALFTNTNNKKNKNKNKKNKINKHNKKPNENLTNQKNLEHNKNEINKNNKLKKKNKSKIKSKNKEEKEKKGNIKKHKNQKDQQTLNVTKKSENFKVKNKKINKKNKKDKEAKKEKKNKKNKKNKKDKKNIQNKV; encoded by the coding sequence atgtcaAACACTGAGGAATTAAAtgataagaaaaatgaagaaattgaatataaagaaaaaacgCTTAACCTATTTGACAACGATAATtttgtattaaataattctgATGAAGATGAATATACATCAAATagttatgatgataatgaagatgaagaaggAGATGAAGATGAAGTAGACAACGATGAGGAAGATATAGAAGATGCTCCTTCGAGTGATAATATGAGTTATGATGATTTGGCTAGTCAAAATGACGaggataaatataatgatgaagataaatataatgatgaaggaacatataatgatgatgaaacatataatgaagaaaataaatataatgatgagGAAGGTAGTGATGAAGgtcatatgaaaaaaatagatgGAAAATTACTTGGATTAACAAAaagaatgaagaaaatatatataaataaaaaagaaaatatatatcataatcaAATTGGCATatacaaaaatgaaaagcttatgaaaaatgaagatattgAAGATAGgatgaaatatttaataatattattaaatgatacaaaaaaaaataatattaaaatagaaAGATCCATAATTATTAATGAgttacttttttattatacatattattatgaatattcaaaagaaatgattaaatatttatattatatatttgatataaaagaattatatttatttcttgaaataaataacatgCCTAAAGAAATACATTTAAGAACAaatacattaaaaataacaagaaataatcttataaaaattttgaaaaatcAAAATGTATCAGTGCAAGAAGGAGAATCTTGGAATAACGTaggaataattataaaagatGTTAATACTAATGTCGGGTCATTAAATGAATATCTATATGGTTATTATATCATACAATCATCTTCATCACTTATTCCAGTTCTTGAATTAGATATACAAGAAAATGATATGGTCTTAGATATGTGTGCAGCTCCTGGTGGCAAATGCACTTATATGTGTActctcaaaaaaaataaaggtgTTGTTTATgcaaatgatataaataaattaagatGTAAAGCTATAGAAGCTCAAGCTTCAAGAATgggaataaataatttaattgtCACTTGTATAGATGCtttaaaaattcaaaaaCATTTATCATTTCAATTTGATAAGATTTTATTAGATGCACCTTGTAGTGGTACTGGTgttgttaataaaaataaagctGCCAGAAGAAAAactataaaagaaataagagATCTTGctcaaaaacaaaaaattcttttaaataatgcaatcaatcttttaaaaaatggagGTATTCTTGTTTATTCAACTTGTAGTATAAGtgtagaagaaaatgaaCAAGTCATAAATCATATACTCAAAAAAAGAGATGTCAATTTATTACCAACAAATATTCATATAGGTGATCCTGGAATTACacaatatagaaaaaaacaattttcaagtaaaatatcattatgtaaaagaatttatttacataaacATAATCATGATAACTTCTTTATAGCTAAACTAATCAAACGATCCGACGCACTATTTACTAATacaaacaataaaaaaaataaaaataaaaataaaaaaaataaaataaataaacacaaCAAAAAACCAAATGAAAATCTAACAAACCAAAAAAATTTGGAACATAACAAAAATGAAatcaacaaaaataataaattgaaaaagaaaaataaaagcaAAATTAAAAGCAAAAACAaagaagaaaaggaaaagaaaggaaatattaaaaaacataaaaatcaAAAGGATCAACAGACTTTAAATGTTACCAAGAAAAGTGAAAATTttaaagtaaaaaataaaaaaataaataaaaaaaataagaaagatAAGGAAGCAAagaaggaaaagaaaaataaaaaaaataaaaaaaataaaaaagataagaagaatattcaaaataaagtataa
- a CDS encoding phosphatidylinositol-4-phosphate 5-kinase, putative, which produces MGNKLACGEIKNEGVRGLKTAYNLELDKSNICVEDNRRCDNRYDEENYFYRYENERDVEEDKREYSEDGIKEEDKLIVDNNNYDDIYNHDNDINNKNKVRKKIGDDYMYKNYIINVKRILMYIKEYEEDFLCFFKKNNVTSMIYLKYIVLNYETYIMIIEKGVIYIGEVNENNEKNGIGIIITPDQCIYIGEFEEDKITGFGLYIHSSRSKYIGYWKRGKANRYGIFIHPDGTFYKGYWLNDKQNKNGIEYVYNNYVYIGNYLKGEKNKFGIFVWNNECMYIGQIKDNYFFNRGIYFFNKYKIYIGKWKSNCVYGKCEIIWNDNRQFFGYHINNLKEGLGIYKWDDGRIYFGNWLNNKQHGSGIFILIKNFKEYQQYIQYPIFLLFKNTEKIKKNFLLNLSKENIFYKGNIGKYFHNLLNKYDNYNFYKFLFNLLYINFYELCSSFFDYIKKKNINDFKTNHNFYNTIKEHICVVTDHYFNNQICNQKMDQFQSSFSFLADIKKKNVERNTNIKNILNNNINHVDVYQKSLSPNNIKMKNNKENAMLLNRFHDQKNNTFCNNMKGCDNEKIIVDKKKYENNNNNLKSYVNYEDLEHNQMSSPTHEQINRTSDLLAFQDIQRLILYINSINLNDMSEKDINKNNPLFSYASKNILLKYGKWKNGRLKKWLYASDDSLGVVNMNTINNDKNVLSYNGQNKSLPSFWRNKDGRMKLSFFNIKEDDNSNNNNMNSNHNDNFNSNSNSNNSSSISSNISSNISSNISSNNNSYSSSSMSSSSTNRKCKKKKEKKNIIKKKINEQIYDPSNKVEKDIKAKEVIPQNGNNKYIYQQNEKKDISYDNDNYCYHSDEDENIYLHDEEKGNIHVPYNTNKIKNENMEKYIKPQVINHKFSNDYNFKQHHLSFIHNIKEYNDIQLNEKKNTKKIKKNGEQKKKLKNKLKSYKYSYNTTSTSDCISNKSNHSKSFLNYASVNSGIQSLEDKRKDNTYNNTGKYLNDKYIVRDISYKDIQRKNNEETEMRYVNNIMKENKKEQNDDEDINRVENINSKENINRLKQHINTKQNIKQNIKKNNKNEEMNMYALSGDNNMTYVNVDDIKKKNKQNMIIKKKGIIRQNKMNKKETFSNESLINQMETDKRNSENSKSLKNLRNTKNTKNKKNSTLPYKYKNYDLPKKGFSLIWSLKKSRRNSPLSTKEKIMYQNDDQSYDNHYDKKFVQNDQLTDTQQKKKSFFRNFLSVNKNKKKNTN; this is translated from the coding sequence ATGGGAAATAAACTTGCGTGCGGAGAAATAAAGAACGAGGGTGTGAGGGGATTAAAAACTGCATATAATTTAGAATTAGATAAGTCTAATATTTGTGTAGAAGATAATAGAAGGTGTGACAATAGATATGATGAagagaattatttttatcgtTATGAAAACGAAAGGGATGTAGAAGAAGACAAAAGAGAATATAGTGAAGATGGAATAAAGGAAGAAGATAAACTTAttgttgataataataattatgatgatatttataatcacgataatgatataaataataaaaataaggtaaggaaaaaaataggggatgattatatgtataaaaattatataataaatgttaaaaggatattaatgtatattaaagaatatgaagaggattttttatgtttcttcaaaaaaaataatgtaacaagtatgatatatttaaaatatattgtattaaaCTATGAGacatatattatgataattgaAAAGggtgttatatatataggagaagtgaatgaaaataatgagaaAAATGGTAtaggaataataataacacctgatcaatgtatatatattggtGAGTTTGAAGAAGATAAGATAACAGGATTtggtttatatatacattcatCTAGAAGTAAATATATAGGTTATTGGAAGAGAGGAAAAGCAAATAGATATGGTATATTTATACATCCTGATGGTACATTTTATAAAGGTTATTGGTTGAatgataaacaaaataagaaTGGTAttgaatatgtatataataattatgtttatattggtaattatttaaaaggcGAAAAGAATAAATTCGGTATTTTTGTATGGAATAATGAATGTATGTATATTGGacaaataaaagataattatttttttaatagaggtatatatttttttaataaatataaaatatatataggtaaATGGAAATCAAATTGTGTATATGGGAAATGTGAAATAATTTGGAATGATAATAGACAATTTTTTggttatcatataaataatttaaaagaaggattaggtatatataaatgggATGATGGACGAATTTATTTTGGTAACTggttaaataataaacaacaTGGATCtggtatatttattttaattaaaaattttaaagaatatcaacaatatatacaatatcctatttttcttttatttaaaaatacagaaaaaataaaaaaaaatttccttCTTAATCTttcaaaagaaaatatattttataaaggaaatattggtaaatattttcataaccttttaaataaatatgataattataatttttacaaattcttatttaatttgttatatattaatttttatgaattatGTTCTTCATTCtttgattatataaagaaaaaaaatataaatgattttaagaccaatcataatttttataatacaatCAAAGAACATATATGTGTAGTAACAGatcattattttaataatcaaATTTGTAATCAGAAAATGGATCAATTCCAatcttccttttcttttctggcagatataaaaaaaaaaaatgtcgaaaggaatacaaatataaaaaatattcttaataataatattaatcatGTGGATGTTTATCAAAAAAGTCTTTCTccgaataatataaaaatgaagaacaaCAAAGAAAATGCAATGCTGCTTAATAGGTTTCatgatcaaaaaaataatacattttgtAATAACATGAAAGGGTgtgataatgaaaaaataatcgttgataaaaaaaaatatgaaaataataataataatttaaaaagttATGTAAATTATGAAGATCTAGAACATAACCAAATGAGTAGCCCTACccatgaacaaataaataggACATCTGATTTATTAGCATTCCAAGATATACAACGTTTAatactttatataaattcaataaatttaaatgatatgAGTGAAAAGGacataaataagaataacCCATTATTTTCTTATGCTTCTAagaatattcttttaaaatatggtAAATGGAAAAATGGGAGGCTCAAAAAATGGTTGTATGCAAGTGATGATAGTTTGGGTGTTGTTAATATGAatacaataaataatgataagaaTGTTTTATCATACAATGGACAGAATAAATCTTTGCCATCATTTTGGAGGAATAAAGATGGAAGAATGaaactttctttttttaacataaaaGAGGAcgataatagtaataataataatatgaatagtaaCCATAACGATAATTTTAATAGTAacagtaatagtaataatagtagttCTATTAGTAGTAATATTAGTAGTAATATTAGTAGTAATattagtagtaataataatagttacTCTTCCTCATCCATGTCGTCATCTTCCACAAATAGAAAatgcaaaaaaaagaaagaaaaaaaaaatataataaaaaaaaaaattaacgaACAAATATATGACCCATCAAATAAAGTTGAAAAGGATATAAAAGCTAAGGAGGTAATACCCCAAaatggtaataataaatatatatatcaacagaatgaaaaaaaagatatatcatatgataatgataacTATTGTTATCATAGTGATGAAGatgagaatatatatttgcatgatgaagaaaaaggaaatatcCATGTACCTTATAATACAAACaagataaaaaatgaaaatatggaaaaatatataaaaccaCAAGTAATAAATCATAAATTTAgtaatgattataatttcAAACAACATCACTTATCATTTATCCACAATATAAAggaatataatgatatacaattaaatgagaaaaaaaatacaaaaaaaataaaaaaaaatggggaacaaaaaaaaaaattaaagaataaGTTGAAAagttataaatattcatacaATACAACTAGTACGAGTGATTGTATTTCAAACAAATCAAACCATTCTAAATCTTTTTTGAATTATGCTAGTGTGAATAGTGGTATACAATCCTTAGaagataaaagaaaagataatacatataacaaTACTGGGAAGTATCTAAAcgataaatatattgtaagagatatttcttataaggatatacaaagaaaaaataatgaagagaCTGAAATGAgatatgttaataatatcatgaaggaaaataaaaaagaacaaaatgatgatgaagatataaacagagtggaaaatataaatagcaaagaaaatataaacagATTAAAAcaacatataaatacaaaacaaaatataaaacaaaatataaaaaaaaataataagaacgAAGAAATGAATATGTATGCACTCAGTGGTGATAACAATATGACATATGTCAATGTGgatgatattaaaaaaaaaaataaacaaaatatgataataaaaaaaaaaggaattataagacaaaataaaatgaataaaaaggaaacatTCTCAAATGAAAGTCTTATAAATCAAATGGAGACAGATAAAAGAAATTCAGAAAATTCAAAaagtttaaaaaatttaagaaatacaaaaaatacaaagaataaaaaaaattctactttaccatataaatataaaaattatgatttaCCAAAAAAAGGTTTCTCATTAATATGGAGTCTTAAAAAAAGTAGGAGAAATTCACCTTTAtctacaaaagaaaaaattatgtatcaGAATGATGATCAAAGTTATGATAAtcattatgataaaaaatttgttCAAAATGATCAACTAACAGATAcgcaacaaaaaaaaaaatccttTTTTAGAAACTTTCTAAGTGttaacaaaaacaaaaaaaaaaacacgaattaa